The stretch of DNA GCCCTCGAGGCGCAGGCGCGCGCGCTGCAATGACGGCGGTGCCCAATTCCGACCATGTCCGCCTCGAGGCCGTTCGCTTCGCTTATGGCGGGTCGGTCGGCACCCCCGTCCTCGAGAACCTGTCGCTGTCGGTGGAGGAGGGGGCCTTCGTCGCGATCCTCGGGCCGTCGGGTGGCGGCAAGTCGACGGTGCTGAAGCTCCTGTCCGGCCTGATTGGGCCACAGGGTGGGACCATCCGGATCGACGGCACGCCGGTGACCGGCCCGCGCCGCGATGTCGGCATGGTGTTCCAGAAGCCGATGCTCCTGCCGTGGCGGAATGTGCGCGACAACGTCCTGCTACCGGCCGGCTTCGCGCGCACCGCATCCAAGGGTGAGCGCGCGCGTGCCGACGCGTTGCTGGCGACCGTCGGCCTCTCCGACAGCGTGACGCTCTATCCGGGCCAGCTCTCCGGCGGCATGGCGCAGCGGGTCGGGCTGGCGCGGATGCTGCTGCACGATCCGCGCCTCCTGCTGCTCGACGAACCCTTCTCGGCCCTCGATGCGATGACTCGGGAGCACCTGTCCCTGGAGCTGCAGCGCCTCTGGATGGAGGAGCGCCGCACGGCGTTGTTCGTCACCCACTCGATTCCCGAGGCGCTGTTCCTGGCCGACCGGGTCGTCGTGCTCGCGGGGCGGCCGGGCCGCATCCTCGCCGACATGCCGGTGCTGCTGCCGCGACCGCGCACCCTCGAGACGCTGAGCGGCGCGCAGTTCGGGACCCTCGCGCTCGAACTGCGCCGGCTGTTCGACGAGGCCGCCCGGCCCGGAGCCCGCGCCGCATGACGCTCCTGCGCAACGTCGTTCCGCCCCTGATCACGCTGGCCCTGGTGCTGGCCGCCTGGGCCTACGCCACCGGACCGGGCGGGCTGCCGAGCTACCTCCTGCCGGATCCGCTCTCGGTCGGCCGGGCCCTGTGGACCGGGCTCGTCAGCGGCGAGTACGGGCCGCACATCCAGTTCACCCTGACCTCGACGCTCCTGGGCTACGGCATCGGCTCGGTCGCGGCTGTCGCGATCGGCGTCCTGGTGGCCGAGAGCCGGACCTTCGAGCGCTTCGTCTTCCCCTACATCGTGGCGATCCAGGCGATGCCGAAGGTCGCGCTGGCGCCGCTGATCCTCGTCTGGTTCGGATTCGGGCTCGCCTCCAAGGTCGTGCTGGTCGCGCTGATCTGCTTCTTCCCGCTCCTCGTGAACACGATCGCGGGCATCCGCCGGACCGACCCCGAGCTCATCGACATGGCCCGGTCGTTCTCCCGGCCGGCTTGGTGGATCTTCCTGCACGTGAAGCTCCCGGCCGCCGCGGGGGCGATCTGCGCGGGCCTGGAGATCGGGATCGTGCTGGCGCTGATCGGCGCGATCGTCGGCGAGTTCGTCGCCGCCGAGAAGGGGGTCGGCTACCTGATCGGTTCCGCGACGGT from Methylobacterium sp. PvR107 encodes:
- a CDS encoding ABC transporter permease, giving the protein MTLLRNVVPPLITLALVLAAWAYATGPGGLPSYLLPDPLSVGRALWTGLVSGEYGPHIQFTLTSTLLGYGIGSVAAVAIGVLVAESRTFERFVFPYIVAIQAMPKVALAPLILVWFGFGLASKVVLVALICFFPLLVNTIAGIRRTDPELIDMARSFSRPAWWIFLHVKLPAAAGAICAGLEIGIVLALIGAIVGEFVAAEKGVGYLIGSATVNMNVATMFAGVLLLAGFGIAGSALVRFAQRRIVFWERAPDPSTRGERA
- a CDS encoding ABC transporter ATP-binding protein: MTAVPNSDHVRLEAVRFAYGGSVGTPVLENLSLSVEEGAFVAILGPSGGGKSTVLKLLSGLIGPQGGTIRIDGTPVTGPRRDVGMVFQKPMLLPWRNVRDNVLLPAGFARTASKGERARADALLATVGLSDSVTLYPGQLSGGMAQRVGLARMLLHDPRLLLLDEPFSALDAMTREHLSLELQRLWMEERRTALFVTHSIPEALFLADRVVVLAGRPGRILADMPVLLPRPRTLETLSGAQFGTLALELRRLFDEAARPGARAA